A single genomic interval of Hevea brasiliensis isolate MT/VB/25A 57/8 chromosome 4, ASM3005281v1, whole genome shotgun sequence harbors:
- the LOC110631924 gene encoding heavy metal-associated isoprenylated plant protein 19, with the protein MANEEKNDQREVKMVEFKVSMYCNACERTVAKTISKFKGVETFATDMNKHKVVVTGCMDPQKLLEKLKKKTRKKVEIIEKEKEEAEEEKKEEKAPKENLSDNQENEEPKGVEGPPYFLDYCKEEVFMTFSDENPNACSVM; encoded by the exons atGGCAAATGAAGAGAAAAATGACCAACGCGAA gtaAAAATGGTGGAATTCAAAGTCTCCATGTATTGTAATGCATGTGAAAGAACCGTAGCCAAAACAATTTCAAAGTTCAAag GGGTGGAGACATTTGCAACAGATATGAACAAACACAAAGTAGTGGTAACAGGCTGTATGGATCCACAAAAACTTTTGGAGAAACTAAAGAAGAAAACAAGGAAGAAAGTAGAAATTATAGAGAAGGAAAAGGAAGAagcagaagaagaaaaaaaagaagagaaggcTCCAAAAGAAAATCTATCAGATAATCAAGAAAATGAAGAACCAAAAGGAGTTGAAGGGCCACCATATTTCTTggattattgtaaagaggaagtGTTCATGACGTTTAGTGATGAAAATCCAAATGCATGTTCTGTCATGTaa
- the LOC110631942 gene encoding probable 1-deoxy-D-xylulose-5-phosphate synthase, chloroplastic, whose protein sequence is MAKTISMGAIIKKFNLGAWSRSYNPPCIFIVSHKLILLLYHHLSSGAFGSIFTISTVFLFLGSSSSSSSSSFFLYSRVGIVFKLIYCLLAPVGSLFAMALSACSFPAHVNRNTISDLQKYSYVSSHFLSRKNPLAQSLHRLNQAKSKRRPERVCASLSEREEYHSQRPPTPLLDTINYPIHMKNLSIKELKQLADELRSDVIFNVSGTGGHLGSSLGVVELTVALHYVFNAPQDKILWDVGHQSYPHKILTGRRDKMHTIRQTNGLSGFTKRSESEYDCFGTGHSSTTISAGLGMAVGRDLKGRKNNVVAVIGDGAMTAGQAYEAMNNAGYLDSDMIVILNDNKQVSLPTATLDGPIPPVGALSSALSRLQSNRPLRELREVAKGVTKRIGGPMHELAAKVDEYARGMISGSGSTLFEELGLYYIGPVDGHNIDDLIAILKEVKGTKTTGPVLIHVVTEKGRGYPYAEKAADKYHGVTKFDPATGKQFKGSAITQSYTTYFAEALIAEAEVDKDIVAIHAAMGGGTGLNLFLRRFPTRCFDVGIAEQHAVTFAAGLACEGLKPFCAIYSSFMQRAYDQVVHDVDLQKLPVRFAMDRAGLVGADGPTHCGAFDVTFMACLPNMVVMAPSDEAELFHMVATAAAIDDRPSCFRYPRGNGVGVQLPPGNKGIPLEVGKGRILIEGERVALLGYGTAVQSCLAAASLVEPHGLLITVADARFCKPLDHTLIRSLAKSHEVLITVEEGSIGGFGSHVAHFLALDGLLDGKLKWRPLVLPDRYIDHGSPSVQLIEAGLTPSHVAATVLNILGNKREALQIMSS, encoded by the exons ATGGCTAAGACTATAAGTATGGGAGCCATAATTAAAAAGTTCAATCTTGGTGCTTGGTCCCGCTCCTACAACCCTCCCTGCATCTTCATTGTTAGCCACAAGCTCATTTTATTATTGTATCATCACCTCAGTAGTGGAGCATTTGGATCCATATTCACAATCTCCACTGTGTTTTTGTTTCtgggttcttcttcttcttcctcttcctcctctTTTTTTCTCTATTCACGAGTTGGAATTGTTTTTAAGCTCATTTATTGCTTGCTTGCTCCCGTTGGTTCTCTATTTGCAATGGCTCTCTCTGCATGTTCATTTCCTGCCCATGTAAACAGGAACACAATCTCAGATCTTCAAAAGTACAGCTATGTTTCTTCTCATTTCTTATCGAGAAAAAATCCGTTGGCCCAATCTCTACACAGACTTAATCAG GCAAAGAGCAAGAGAAGGCCAGAACGGGTTTGTGCATCGCTGTCAGAGAGAGAAGAATATCACTCACAGAGACCACCAACACCTCTCTTGGACACCATAAACTATCCAATTCATATGAAAAATCTATCAATCAAG GAACTAAAACAACTGGCAGATGAGCTGCGGTCAGATGTTATCTTCAATGTTTCTGGAACTGGGGGTCACTTAGGATCAAGTCTTGGTGTTGTTGAGCTCACTGTGGCTCTTCACTATGTTTTCAATGCTCCTCAAGACAAGATTCTGTGGGACGTTGGTCATCAG TCCTACCCACACAAAATCCTGACTGGGAGAAGAGACAAGATGCACACAATCAGACAGACAAATGGACTTTCTGGTTTCACGAAGCGGTCGGAGAGTGAATATGATTGCTTTGGGACTGGCCATAGCTCTACCACTATTTCTGCAGGCTTGG GGATGGCAGTGGGGAGAGatttgaaaggaagaaaaaaCAACGTAGTTGCTGTTATAGGTGATGGTGCCATGACAGCAGGACAAGCTTATGAAGCTATGAACAATGCAGGGTACCTGGACTCTGATATGATTGTTATTCTCAATGACAACAAACAAGTTTCTTTACCAACTGCTACTCTTGATGGACCCATTCCACCAGTAGGAGCTTTGAGCAGTGCTCTTAGTAGGTTGCAATCAAACAGGCCTCTCAGGGAACTAAGAGAGGTTGCTAAG GGTGTCACAAAGCGGATTGGTGGACCCATGCATGAACTGGCAGCAAAGGTTGATGAATATGCTCGTGGGATGATCAGTGGTTCTGGATCAACCCTCTTCGAAGAGCTTGGATTATATTATATTGGTCCTGTTGATGGCCACAACATAGATGATCTTATAGCTATTCTCAAAGAGGTGAAGGGTACTAAAACAACTGGTCCAGTCTTGATACATGTTGTCACTGAGAAAGGTCGGGGGTATCCATATGCTGAGAAAGCTGCAGACAAGTACCATG GAGTTACCAAGTTTGATCCTGCAACTGGAAAACAATTCAAGGGCAGTGCTATTACACAGTCTTACACTACATACTTTGCAGAGGCTTTGATTGCAGAAGCAGAAGTGGACAAGGATATTGTTGCAATTCATGCTGCAATGGGAGGTGGAACAGGCTTAAATCTCTTCCTTCGCCGTTTCCCAACAAGATGCTTTGATGTTGGAATAGCGGAACAGCATGCAGTTACATTTGCTGCAGGATTAGCCTGTGAAGGCCTTAAACCATTTTGTGCAATCTACTCATCTTTCATGCAGAGGGCTTATGACCAG GTAGTCCATGATGTGGATTTGCAGAAGCTGCCAGTAAGATTTGCAATGGACAGAGCTGGACTGGTTGGAGCAGATGGTCCCACACATTGTGGAGCTTTTGATGTCACTTTTATGGCATGTCTCCCTAACATGGTTGTGATGGCTCCTTCTGATGAGGCAGAACTTTTTCACATGGTTGCCACCGCTGCCGCCATAGATGATCGTCCTAGCTGCTTCCGATATCCAAGAGGTAACGGTGTTGGTGTTCAGCTGCCACCAGGAAACAAAGGCATTCCTCTTGAG GTTGGAAAAGGCAGGATATTGATTGAAGGGGAAAGAGTGGCACTCTTGGGTTATGGGACAGCAGTTCAGAGCTGTTTGGCTGCTGCCTCTTTAGTGGAACCCCATGGCTTGCTTATAACAGTAGCAGATGCTAGATTCTGTAAACCTTTGGATCACACCCTCATTCGAAGCCTAGCAAAATCACATGAAGTTTTGATAACGGTTGAAGAAGGATCAATTGGGGGCTTTGGATCTCATGTTGCACATTTTCTGGCCCTTGATGGTCTTCTTGATGGCAAACTGAAG TGGCGGCCACTCGTTCTTCCAGATAGGTATATTGACCATGGATCCCCGTCTGTCCAGTTGATAGAGGCTGGTCTAACGCCATCTCACGTTGCAGCAACAGTACTCAACATACTTGGAAATAAAAGAGAAGCTCTGCAGATAATGTCATCATAG
- the LOC110631936 gene encoding uncharacterized protein LOC110631936, with translation MGDKKKKTFMFIRLVSAAGTGFFYVKRKSSKKITEKLEFRKYDPRVNRHVLFTEAKMK, from the coding sequence ATGGGTGACAAGAAGAAGAAGACGTTCATGTTCATCCGGCTTGTTTCAGCTGCTGGGACTGGATTCTTCTATGTTAAAAGAAAGAGTTCTAAGAAAATTACTGAGAAACTTGAGTTTCGGAAGTATGATCCTCGGGTGAATCGCCATGTTCTGTTCACAGAGGCAAAAATGAAATAA
- the LOC110631935 gene encoding NADH dehydrogenase [ubiquinone] 1 alpha subcomplex subunit 8-B: MASAVDATGNPIPTSAVLTASSKHISARCLQENVAFLKCKKKDPNPEKCLDKGQEVTRCVLGLLKDLHQRCTKEMDAYVGCMYYHTNEFDLCRKEQQAFEKACPLE; the protein is encoded by the exons ATGGCGAGTGCGGTGGACGCTACGGGGAATCCGATCCCCACATCTGCGGTGTTGACGGCATCATCAAAGCACATATCGGCGAGATGCTTACAGGAGAATGTGGCGTTCCTCAAGTGCAAGAAGAAGGATCCGAACCCGGAGAAATGCCTCGATAAGGGCCAGGAAGTCACTCGCTGCGTCCTTGGCCT GCTGAAAGATCTTCACCAGAGGTGCACAAAGGAGATGGATGCGTATGTTGGTTGCATGTATTATCATACAAATGAATTTGATTTGTGTCGCAAAGAGCAGCAAGCATTTGAGAAAGCATGCCCTTTGGAATGA
- the LOC110631931 gene encoding serine/arginine-rich SC35-like splicing factor SCL28: MPRYRSRSRSYSPRRSSRTPPRGRKHYYEDEDPRDRYRDSRSYRERRSPAPSGLLVRNLPLDARPEDLRVPFEKYGPVKDVYLPKNYYTGEPRGFGFVKYRYAEDAAEAKQRMNHKIIGGREIRIVFAEENRKTPQEMRTSARISGRYGGSYRGRTPPRSPRRRHHSYSHSPSPARHDSRDLGARNYNLSPGRSRSISHSRSPRDEMDYRLNQRFSSPRQNVRSPRDEGDYASARSRSPRGNSRSQSRSPLRSNGSR; encoded by the exons ATGCCGAGGTACAGGAGCCGAAGTAGGAGCTACAGTCCCCGTCGTAGCAGCAGAACCCCACCACGTGGCCGGAAGCACTACTATGAAGATGAAGATCCCCGTGATCGCTACCGCGACAGCCGTTCTTACCGCGAACGCCGCTCCCCTGCTCCATCTGGCTTGCTTGTTCGCAATCTACCTCTTGACGCCAG GCCTGAAGACCTTAGGGTTCCTTTTGAGAAATATGGACCTGTGAAGGATGTATATCTACCAAAGAATTACTACACTGG GGAGCCACGGGGCTTTGGATTTGTGAAGTACCGTTATGCTGAAGATGCAGCAGAAGCAAAGCAACGTATGAATCATAAAATTATTGGTGGACGTGAGATAAGAATTGTTTTTGCTGAGGAGAACAGGAAAACTCCTCAAGAAATGCGTACAAGTGCCCGTATTAG TGGTCGATATGGAGGTAGCTATAGAGGGAGAACACCACCAAGGTCTCCAAGACGCCGGCATCATT CTTACTCACATTCACCTTCTCCAGCAAGGCATGACTCAAG GGATCTTGGTGCAAGGAACTATAATCTCTCTCCAGGGAGATCCAGGTCAATTTCACATTCTCGTTCTCCACGAGATGAGATGGACTATAGGTTGAACCAGAGGTTTTCAAGCCCAAGGCAGAATGTTCGGAGCCCTCGTGATGAAGGAGACTATGCATCTGCCAGGTCAAGGAGTCCAAGGGGTAATAGTCGCAGTCAATCGAGGTCACCTTTGCGGTCGAATGG TTCTCGCTGA